The following are encoded in a window of Oncorhynchus keta strain PuntledgeMale-10-30-2019 chromosome 10, Oket_V2, whole genome shotgun sequence genomic DNA:
- the LOC118388346 gene encoding histone-lysine N-methyltransferase SETMAR-like isoform X2, translating to MSIIKVFDQYLCKGLENVPVLREGNVSKEEYSEFQYSPENIQGPGCDIDPSEVTLPGCSCNAHSCLRESCSCLQTYGQTCRQTYDSHGRLQDQGDTETGYCRPVFECNALCGCSEACCNRVVQRGLGLKLCVYPTEDRGWGLRALEPIPCGTFVCEYAGEVIGFEEARRRQLAQGLEDNNYIIAVREYAGQGPVSETFVDPTVVGNVGRFLNHSCQPNLFMVPVRVHSLVPRLALFAGRDITPQEELTFDYSGGYSNTPSVERLVQSDPGTEASETGTLQRKPCHCGAQNCSQFLPLDLSVLNN from the exons ATGAGTATAATAAAGGTTTTTGATCAGTATTTGTGCAAGGGTCTCGAAAATGTTCCAGTTTTACGAGAGGGTAATGTCAGCAAAGAAGAATATTCTGAATTTCAG TATTCTCCAGAGAACATCCAGGGGCCGGGATGTGACATAGACCCCAGTGAGGTGACTCTTCCTGGATGCTCCTGCAACGCCCACTCCTGCCTTAGAGAGAGCTGCTCCTGCCTGCAGACTTACGGACAGACATGCAGACAAACGTACGACAGCCACGGCCGACTCCAAGACCAGGGGGATACGGAGACTGGTTACTGCAGGCCTGTGTTTGAGTGTAACGCCTTGTGTGGCTGTAGTGAGGCCTGCTGTAACCGGGTGGTCCAGAGAGGCCTGGGGCTCAAGTTGTGTGTCTACCCCACAGAGGACAGAGGCTGGGGCTTGCGAGCGCTGGAGCCCATCCCCTGTGGAACCTTTGTGTGTGAGTATGCCGGAGAGGTGATCGGCTTTGAGGAGGCCAGACGCAGACAGCTTGCTCAGGGGCTTGAGGACAACAACTACATAATAGCAGTGCGGGAGTATGCTGGCCAGGGCCCGGTCAGTGAGACCTTTGTGGACCCAACTGTGGTTGGGAATGTGGGGCGTTTTCTGAACCACTCCTGCCAACCCAACCTGTTCATGGTGCCTGTCCGGGTGCACTCCCTGGTGCCCAGGCTGGCCCTGTTTGCTGGCAGGGACATCACCCCTCAGGAGGAGCTCACATTTGACTACTCAGGGGGCTATAGCAATACACCCTCTGTGGAGAGGTTGGTCCAGAGTGACCCTGGGACAGAGGCCAGTGAGACAGGTACCCTCCAGAGGAAACCATGCCACTGTGGTGCCCAGAACTGTTCCCAATTTCTGCCACTGGATTTATCTGTTCTCAACAATTAG
- the LOC118388346 gene encoding histone-lysine N-methyltransferase SETMAR-like isoform X1, which produces MSIIKVFDQYLCKGLENVPVLREGNVSKEEYSEFQNQRNEYTPYHTQTQFTYSPENIQGPGCDIDPSEVTLPGCSCNAHSCLRESCSCLQTYGQTCRQTYDSHGRLQDQGDTETGYCRPVFECNALCGCSEACCNRVVQRGLGLKLCVYPTEDRGWGLRALEPIPCGTFVCEYAGEVIGFEEARRRQLAQGLEDNNYIIAVREYAGQGPVSETFVDPTVVGNVGRFLNHSCQPNLFMVPVRVHSLVPRLALFAGRDITPQEELTFDYSGGYSNTPSVERLVQSDPGTEASETGTLQRKPCHCGAQNCSQFLPLDLSVLNN; this is translated from the exons ATGAGTATAATAAAGGTTTTTGATCAGTATTTGTGCAAGGGTCTCGAAAATGTTCCAGTTTTACGAGAGGGTAATGTCAGCAAAGAAGAATATTCTGAATTTCAG aatcagcggaatgaatacactccatatcacacgcaaacacagttcacg TATTCTCCAGAGAACATCCAGGGGCCGGGATGTGACATAGACCCCAGTGAGGTGACTCTTCCTGGATGCTCCTGCAACGCCCACTCCTGCCTTAGAGAGAGCTGCTCCTGCCTGCAGACTTACGGACAGACATGCAGACAAACGTACGACAGCCACGGCCGACTCCAAGACCAGGGGGATACGGAGACTGGTTACTGCAGGCCTGTGTTTGAGTGTAACGCCTTGTGTGGCTGTAGTGAGGCCTGCTGTAACCGGGTGGTCCAGAGAGGCCTGGGGCTCAAGTTGTGTGTCTACCCCACAGAGGACAGAGGCTGGGGCTTGCGAGCGCTGGAGCCCATCCCCTGTGGAACCTTTGTGTGTGAGTATGCCGGAGAGGTGATCGGCTTTGAGGAGGCCAGACGCAGACAGCTTGCTCAGGGGCTTGAGGACAACAACTACATAATAGCAGTGCGGGAGTATGCTGGCCAGGGCCCGGTCAGTGAGACCTTTGTGGACCCAACTGTGGTTGGGAATGTGGGGCGTTTTCTGAACCACTCCTGCCAACCCAACCTGTTCATGGTGCCTGTCCGGGTGCACTCCCTGGTGCCCAGGCTGGCCCTGTTTGCTGGCAGGGACATCACCCCTCAGGAGGAGCTCACATTTGACTACTCAGGGGGCTATAGCAATACACCCTCTGTGGAGAGGTTGGTCCAGAGTGACCCTGGGACAGAGGCCAGTGAGACAGGTACCCTCCAGAGGAAACCATGCCACTGTGGTGCCCAGAACTGTTCCCAATTTCTGCCACTGGATTTATCTGTTCTCAACAATTAG